The Kaistella daneshvariae genomic sequence GAATTAAAGAAAGCAGGGTTAACTTGCGACAGGCAAAGAGACATCGCAATAGAATACGATGATCTGGTTATTAAAAAAGCCTTCAGACTTGACTTATTAATTGAAGAAAAAGTTATTATTGAAATTAAAGCAGTTCCGGAAATTAATAACTACCATACTTCTCAACTCTTAAATTATTTGAGGTTAACAGGTTTTAAGCTGGGAATGCTATTAAATTTTCACTCTTTTCTTTTTAAGGACGGCGTCAAAAGAATTGCTAACAATTTATAATTTTTCCTATTTTAGTCAATCATTTTCGTGAATTTTAAATATAAATTCAAATAAAAGGTTCCAACGCTTTGCTAAATGAAATGCCTTTGCGAACGTTAAAGCAAATGCAGTAAGAGATTCTTTGCGAACCTTTGCGATAAAACTATTTCTAAAGTTCTAATATGTCAACTTTTTTAGCCCATTAAAAGATAAAATTGTTATTTTGTAAGAATTGAAATTTGTCTAAATAACAGATAAAATTAAACGTAATATTTTATGAAACTTTATCCGATACAGTGTGGAAAATTTAAATTAGATGGCGGTGCGATGTTTGGCGTGGTGCCGAAAAGCCTTTGGCAGCGTACAAATCCTGCCGATGAAAACAATTTGATTGAATTGGGAACGCGCTCACTTTTGGTGGAGGACGGTAAAAAACTCATCCTGATAGATTGTGGTTTAGGAAACAAACAGGATGAAAAATTCTTTGGTCATTATTCACTTTGGGGCGATGATACTTTGGATAAAAACTTAAAAAAATATGGTTTTGTACGCGAAGATATTACTGATGTTTTCCTGACACACCTTCATTTCGACCACTGCGGCGGCGCAATTGAGTGGAACGCCGAAAAAACCGGTTACCAACCCGCCTTTAAAAATGCAAATTTCTGGACCAACGAAGCGCACTGGCAGTGGGCTACAGAACCCAATCCACGCGAAAAAGCAAGTTTCCTGAAAGAAAATATTCTGCCGATGCAGGAAAGCGGCCAGCTGAACTTTCTGCCCACACCAACCACCGGAAATTACGGCTTTGCGCCCGATTTGAAAATGGATGTCATTTTTGTGGACGGCCATACCGAAAAACAAATGCTGCCCGTCATTCAATATCAGGAAAAAACCGTGGTTTTTGCCGCAGATTTAATTCCCACCGTTGGGCATATTCCGCAGGTTTATGTAATGGGCTATGATACGCGGCCGCTGCTGACCATGGAAGAAAAGGCAAAGTTTTTGAAGCAGTGCGTGGATAACGAATACCTTTTGTTTTTCGAACACGACGCGCATAACGAACTTGCGAGCCTGAAAATGACGGAAAAAGGCATCCGACTTGATGAAACCTTTTCTATGAATGAGGTTTTTGGCTATTAAACATTAAAAATTTAAATAAAATTATGATCGAAGAAGAAGCTGAACCTGAGCCCGGGGAAAAGGCGAAAATTATTGGCATAACTGGCGGAATTGGTTCCGGGAAATCTACCGTGTCAAAATTCATTGAAGAAGCAGGTTTTCCTGTGTATTATTCGGATATTGGTGCGAAAACCATCGTTAATGATGATCCGGAACTACGCCAAAAAATCAAAGCACTTTTAGGTGAAAAATCTTACGATGAGGCGGGTTTATACGATAGAAAATATGTCGGAAATGTGGTTTTTGATGATGCGAATTTACTATTGAAACTTAATTCTCTCATTCATCCCGCCGTAAAGTTAGATTTTGAAAAATGGGTAAAACAGCAGTCAAAAAATCTGGTTTTCAAAGAAACCGCACTTTTATTCGAATTAAAATTAAATGAAGGCTGCTTTAAATCTATTCTGGTAACGGCGGACGATAACTGCAGACTGAAACGAGTTATGGACCGCGATAACAAAACGTACCGCGAAGTAGAATCCATCATGCTGCGCCAAATGCCCGAAAAAGACAAGGTGAAAATGGCAGATTTTATTATTTTTAATAATGACGGATTTGAGGAACTTCAGCGCGAAACCGAGAAAGTGCTCACTGAACTTCAAGCAACTTTTTAAATAATAACTAGCCAGATTTTTTCTAAAAATTTGGCTTTTTAGTGGCTAATTTTTGGAATTTTTGAAACGTAATTTTTTTTCCTTTTATTATTAATGACAACTTTACGCAGTGATGAATAAATTTTTTCCGCTCTTTTTCGCCCTTTTTTTTAGTTTTTCTTTTTCGCAGGTTGATACGGCGCAGGTCGTGGTCCCAAACCGCTTTAATTCCGCGGAAGCTTTAGAAAAACCTTACGTTATTTTAATTTCCACCGATGGTTTCCGCGCAGATTATGTGGAAAAATTTCAGGCAAAAAACCTGAGAAAAATGGCTGAACTAGGCATTTCCGCAAAAGCGATGATTCCCAGTTTCCCGACGATTACTTTCCCGAACCACTGGACTTTAATCACCGGACTTTACCCGTCGCACCACGGTTTGATCGATAATTATTTCTACGATTATAAGCTTCAGAAATCTTACGCGATGAGCAAACAGGAAGACGCGGAAAACGGTTCCTGGTACGGCGGCACGCCACTTTGGAGTTTGGCGGAGAAGCAAGGAGTGCTTTCTGCTTCCATGATGTGGGTGGGCGCAGCGAGCGATGCCGGCGGCGCGAGGCCTACGTATTACTACCATTATCACGAAAAGTTTTCGCCCGAAGAAAAAGTAGAAAAAGTGGTGAACTGGCTGCAATTGCCGATGGACAAAAGACCACATTTCATCAGCTTGTATTTCCCGGAAGTGGATTCGAAAG encodes the following:
- a CDS encoding MBL fold metallo-hydrolase, translating into MKLYPIQCGKFKLDGGAMFGVVPKSLWQRTNPADENNLIELGTRSLLVEDGKKLILIDCGLGNKQDEKFFGHYSLWGDDTLDKNLKKYGFVREDITDVFLTHLHFDHCGGAIEWNAEKTGYQPAFKNANFWTNEAHWQWATEPNPREKASFLKENILPMQESGQLNFLPTPTTGNYGFAPDLKMDVIFVDGHTEKQMLPVIQYQEKTVVFAADLIPTVGHIPQVYVMGYDTRPLLTMEEKAKFLKQCVDNEYLLFFEHDAHNELASLKMTEKGIRLDETFSMNEVFGY
- the coaE gene encoding dephospho-CoA kinase (Dephospho-CoA kinase (CoaE) performs the final step in coenzyme A biosynthesis.) — translated: MIEEEAEPEPGEKAKIIGITGGIGSGKSTVSKFIEEAGFPVYYSDIGAKTIVNDDPELRQKIKALLGEKSYDEAGLYDRKYVGNVVFDDANLLLKLNSLIHPAVKLDFEKWVKQQSKNLVFKETALLFELKLNEGCFKSILVTADDNCRLKRVMDRDNKTYREVESIMLRQMPEKDKVKMADFIIFNNDGFEELQRETEKVLTELQATF
- a CDS encoding GxxExxY protein, with amino-acid sequence MSENEISKIVFESGLKVHRKLGIGLFESVYEECLAYELKKAGLTCDRQRDIAIEYDDLVIKKAFRLDLLIEEKVIIEIKAVPEINNYHTSQLLNYLRLTGFKLGMLLNFHSFLFKDGVKRIANNL